A stretch of DNA from Leptospira wolffii serovar Khorat str. Khorat-H2:
TATTCTGAAAAGGAAAATTCTTCGTTGGAATTCCTACGCCGAGAGTGGAGAAAAAGCAAGTTCTCTAAGAAAAGAATTTAGGATCAGAAGATATGTCCCACATCTATGAATAGCTGGGAATCCTCTCTGGATTTTCCGTAGTCGATCAGGATAACCGTTGCTTGGTTCCATACGATCCTGAGTCCTGTTCCGTACGAGAATTTATAGCCGATCGTTCCTATATCTCTGTATCCGTCCCAGACTCTACCGAAGTCGTAAAATGGAACGAGACTCAAGGTAACTAGCTGGTCCCAGAATTTCATGGTCCCGAATCTCCAACGCACTTCCAAATTGCCGAATCCGATCATGGGAGCGATGAATCTTTCCTGGCGGTATCCTCGCAAGGTTTGCAAACCGCCTAGGCCGTTGATAGGACCGTCTATGGACCACATATATCTGTATTCGGAAAAAGGAACGTCTTCTCCTTTAGTATAATGCAAGGCGGCTCTTCCTCCGATCACAAGCTCCTCGAAAATTTTCGGAAAGGGCATATAGAAGAATTTCCCTTGAGCGAAGAATTTTTCGAATTCGAAATCGGAACCCGCCCTTTTGGAAGACGCGGTGTAATTCATCTCCAGAAGGACTCCAGAATCGGGGTCGGGCTCGAAGTCCCGGGTGTCGTAGGCGATTCCCATATGAACATAATTCACATAACCGCCGTGGAAGCCGTGAATTAATCCTTTTTGGTAATCTTCGGTCAGTTTCGAAGTTCCGTTCGGATAAGTGGAACCCCAGCCCGTATTCGGATCCGTGGCCGGAGAAAAATAATCCGATTTCCCGCTAATTCTATTATTAGGATAATCGAATGTACGAATGACGTTCTGGGATAATTCGGGAGCGACGATCCAGCGGAAGGCCTTCCAAAACGTTTCGTCAATGGAGAAGGTGGCCGTGGTGGATTTGAATTCGTAGGTATTGTATTCCCGATTGCTTTCGTAAGGAAAGACGGAACCGGCAGGAGAAGGCCTGGCGAAAGAAAGCGCATCCTCTCTTGCGGAAAAAGAACCTCCGCTTTTAAGAGTGCCGTCGGGTTGGTTTCTTTCCCGATAGGTAAGATCTCGCATCGTAGAGGTCCCGATACCGAAATACTGGGAATTCTTATTGGTGCTATAGGACACGCTCGTCTTCAAACGAAACGCGGTATCGAAAAGAAAAGGACTATCGAACGTAAATTCGTAATATTCGGCGCCCTTAGTGGTCTTGTATGCCTGGGCGCCGAAACGATATTTATAAGGTTGGAATTCGAAGTAAGGATCCGAACGATTTCCGTTTTGGTACAGATATCCCCTGGCACCGTATCCCTGGCCTCGGACCGGATCTTCCGAAAAAACGGGAAGTCCGGTAAGATACATACCTTCCCTTTTCTCTTCCAGTTCGGATTTGGAAAGACGTTTGGATTCGCTTAGATCGATGGCGACTCTTTCGTCGGCCACCAAGGCGGAAGCGAAGACCAAGTAGAATAAAAGAAACCCACGAAGAAACACGGACCTGTACCTATGGGCAAATTGGGAAACAGGAGCAGAATGTAAGCAAAAAACCGAAACGAAATCGATACAAATCGCTAAACCCAGGATTCACAAAAGGAAGCGGTTGACTACCAAGCTTGATCCAAAAAACTCTCCCACATACGCACCTATAGCTCAACGGATAGAGTACAGGCCTCCGGAGCCTGGGGTCCGGGTTCGAGTCCCGGTAGGTGCACTCTTCCAAAACTTCAAATTGCATCCTGAGGGACTCGAAGCTTTTGCACGAAAGCAATCGTAGCGATCCGTAGAGAGCGTAACGATTGCGTCGCGAGCCAGGGATGGCGAAGCGAGTGCAAAAGACGCCCCAGAGCCAAGTCGACCAGGAGGGGAGACGACGCAATTCTTACTCAGCCGCATCGTCCGGCGTCGGTATCCGTTATAGATTTTGCTTCATTTTATTCAGCAACCCTACGGGTTTTTCCGCTTTCTATTGGCGCGGAAAAATGTAACGGCGAGTCCCGGCCATATGCAGTCTCATAAATTCTTCCAATGCTCGAGCGAAAAGCCGCCTATCCGCTCTTCTCTCCTTCCTGCGGAACCGGTTCCTTACAATATTTCTCCTCATAATTGATACGAATTTCCTCTACTTCTTCCTTGTTCCAATATCGGGTAAAAGGAAGAACTAAGATCGGGATCAGAGCCACGGGCCCCGCCCAAAATGCGACTCCGAAGGATCCGCCCATAATGCCCGCAACCAAATGCCTTTGTCGCATTTGGACCTCCTTCATTCTCTTATGAGCGTAAAAGAATTGTGATACACATTCGTCCGTTTCCGATTTAGATTTTTCGGGAATCGAGATACAAAATGAAAAAAGAAGGAACGATGTTATTGCAGTTTTTTGGAAATATTCGCGGCGCATAATACCAGGGCTTTTGCATTCGTAGTTTCGATCATATTCTCGAAAGGGGTCGTATTATAAAATCCGTAGATTGTGACCGTTTCGGAACTTCGTTCCTCGATCTTGGATTGGGTTAGGACCTGATTATCCCTATATAAGGAATACCGGATCGTGATCGAATAATTTCCGGTCCGCATCTGCACCGGCCAGGTAAAAGTGAACGGATAGATCGCGGGCCAGGTCCACCACATATTGTATTTTTCCTCGTAGTTCGGAGAAATCTCCACATCCAAGACGAGCGAATTCGCGACCCTTTTTTCGGAAGGCAAATTTGCGATCACCTCCGAGAATACCCGATTATCCAGTAACGAAGAGCGAAACGCATGCTTCCAGGCGGAAGCATATCCGATTTCCGTATTGTCCAGAACTTCGAATTTTCCGATATAGACCGGTTCGTTGTAAGCGGTAGGATTCGGATTGGGAAATCCGCCGCGCGGAACTTGTTTCACATCGACCGCGCAATTCCAAAATACGGAAATTCCGAGAAGGATCGGAAGAAAACTTCTCTTTATTTTCATCTGATTCTTTTTCCCTTTTATAATATTGGAATATATCAGAATACGATACTTACAGAGACAGGGAAAAGGAAATTTTTAATCGAATCGTTTCGAACGATCGGTTTAAAAATAAAGAATAGAACCGAGCGGTCTTTGTCGAATTCAAGTCAAGGAGGAATTTCGTTTGTAGATACGAAAATCTTATCTGATCTCGCAATTTCCTTTCGTTAAAAATTCCTTGGTCTCGGAGAAACCTTTGGGATTTCTATATAAGAAAACTCCTTTGGCAACCGTTTTCGGCTGGATTAAAAATCCTTCCGATTCGCCGTTTCGAAAATCCAATGCGGTAGTAAAATTCAAATCTGAGAAATAACTTCCATCGTTTAGAAATGGAGGATGTGTTTCCGTCTCCTTTTGGAGATCTCGAATTGCGTCGCATTTCCCTTCGAGACAACCAAACATCGCATTGACAGTATAGACTGCCACTACACTGATCGCGATAAAATTATAAAAGTTCTTAGCCGTTCCTTTCCAATTGAAGCAACGGATCTCCTTAGGATAATCTTTCGGTTCGAGAGGAATTAAGGTCCGATTCTCCAGACTTAGATTCAATTTATGATAAGATAAAATCTTAGTTTCTTCCGAAGTATTTTCCACCACAGCTAACGCGACCAGATACTTAGGAGAAAGGTGCATCATTGCCGACTTGGAATTGTCCACTACTATGTTAGAAAGAAAAAGCTCCACCAAATTCGAATCGGACTTCATCAGATATATGCTTCCAGAAAGCCCCTCTTCCCGGACCTCATACGTATGAATCACATCCAACTCGTTTTCTCGGACCGAATCCGGATGGAAAGAGAGGGATTGACGGTCCCTATCCGGAAACAGGCATCCCTCGAACAAGAATAGGAAACAAAGAATCGGTAGATAGAAACTTCTTTTCTTAACTGGGAACATTTCATTCCTCCGGAGTTAGATTATGAAATACCTGCTTTTCAAAACCGATCGGACCCACTATAACGGGGATCAGAAATCCCGCAGGCGACAATGTAAAAAGAGAATAGAAAAATGTTGTGATCCAGATTATGGCCGTCCCCTTTTCGCTCGGTTCGCTTTTTGAATCGATCTGTAGTTGTAAAAAATTCGGATGAGTCTCATCCACATACAATGCGGGACAAAGAATGGAAGTCATCGCCCATTCATTTCCCTTACGATTGGTAATACATTTGGAATCGGTGTAACGCACATATTGTCCGGTGGGACGGGCGGCACCGTTTTCATTATAATATCCGAAATGCACTTCCATATGGCTAAAATCAGTCTTCACAAACGGGGTCGTTTCGGATCGGGAAACAGTAATCTTTCCGTAGTATTCTCCGGGAGGCAAATCCACAGTGTAGTTATCGCATTTTTCTTCACAAATATCGGAAAAATCATGTTTTCCGAATCCGTATTGGTCCGGTTTGAATTCATAAGCTTTTTTCAATTCTAAAGTTAGACGAAATGTAGAAAGATACGACTGGTCCAATCCCCAAATCCGGACCCGAAGAGCATCTCTCACTTTCTTTTCTTTTACCAATTCGGAAGAAATCACTTGTCGATATTCCCGATGACGACAATTGCTTAAAAGAAATAGAATGATTAAAAGACTCGCTTGAATGCGCATATTTCCCCCTTTTCGCCTATCCGCTCCTCTTTAAAGAAAGACAAAAATCTTCAAAAAAAAAGCCCGATCCTTATGGAAACGGGCCTTTTAAAGATGTCTTCGAGCGAAATCGAATTAGTAAATCGCTCCGTTGGCCTTGATACCGGAGCAATTGCTACTGATCAAAGTGGTCGTACTCGCATCGGAGATGAGTAGAATCGCGAAATTTCTTACGTCATCCGCGCATTTATCCACATCCGTTCTCTCGTAAAACTTTCCTTCGTCGATTTTCGAAAAGAGCTCGACCAACACCTGATCCAATACCGCCAAAGAACCGGCGGAGTCTGGTCCGTACACCAAACCGTAGGACCA
This window harbors:
- the omp85 gene encoding Omp85 family outer membrane protein, with amino-acid sequence MFLRGFLLFYLVFASALVADERVAIDLSESKRLSKSELEEKREGMYLTGLPVFSEDPVRGQGYGARGYLYQNGNRSDPYFEFQPYKYRFGAQAYKTTKGAEYYEFTFDSPFLFDTAFRLKTSVSYSTNKNSQYFGIGTSTMRDLTYRERNQPDGTLKSGGSFSAREDALSFARPSPAGSVFPYESNREYNTYEFKSTTATFSIDETFWKAFRWIVAPELSQNVIRTFDYPNNRISGKSDYFSPATDPNTGWGSTYPNGTSKLTEDYQKGLIHGFHGGYVNYVHMGIAYDTRDFEPDPDSGVLLEMNYTASSKRAGSDFEFEKFFAQGKFFYMPFPKIFEELVIGGRAALHYTKGEDVPFSEYRYMWSIDGPINGLGGLQTLRGYRQERFIAPMIGFGNLEVRWRFGTMKFWDQLVTLSLVPFYDFGRVWDGYRDIGTIGYKFSYGTGLRIVWNQATVILIDYGKSREDSQLFIDVGHIF
- a CDS encoding LBF_2127 family putative lipoprotein, which translates into the protein MKIKRSFLPILLGISVFWNCAVDVKQVPRGGFPNPNPTAYNEPVYIGKFEVLDNTEIGYASAWKHAFRSSLLDNRVFSEVIANLPSEKRVANSLVLDVEISPNYEEKYNMWWTWPAIYPFTFTWPVQMRTGNYSITIRYSLYRDNQVLTQSKIEERSSETVTIYGFYNTTPFENMIETTNAKALVLCAANISKKLQ
- a CDS encoding TIGR04452 family lipoprotein; the encoded protein is MKKKTYLLVLLFALAYGNCLLLDNAGLSDSYTGKEAKKKIKDAALIGDTWSYGLVYGPDSAGSLAVLDQVLVELFSKIDEGKFYERTDVDKCADDVRNFAILLISDASTTTLISSNCSGIKANGAIY